One window of Chryseobacterium indologenes genomic DNA carries:
- a CDS encoding AAA family ATPase produces MRIHIFGASGSGVTTLGKALSEELNLEYFDSDDFFWLPTPIPFTERQNPETRNSIVSDKLHTARNWIFGGSIIHWGENVFPAFDLIIFLYLPPDVRLERLRKREQERYGQEIITNQERAKKFQEFMDWAKDYDHHTGIANRTLKAHLEWLSEMNTPLIEISGDYDLPKKMEIILNTINKQIKSF; encoded by the coding sequence ATGAGAATACATATTTTCGGAGCTTCAGGTTCCGGGGTTACTACTTTAGGAAAAGCATTGTCTGAAGAACTCAATCTTGAATACTTCGACAGTGATGATTTTTTCTGGCTTCCAACACCAATTCCTTTTACAGAAAGACAAAACCCTGAAACGAGAAATTCAATTGTTTCAGACAAACTTCATACTGCCAGAAACTGGATTTTTGGCGGCTCAATCATTCATTGGGGTGAAAATGTATTTCCTGCATTTGACCTGATTATTTTTCTCTATCTTCCTCCAGATGTACGACTGGAAAGGCTCCGAAAAAGAGAGCAAGAAAGATATGGCCAAGAAATTATCACCAATCAGGAAAGAGCAAAAAAATTTCAGGAGTTTATGGATTGGGCTAAAGATTATGATCACCATACAGGTATTGCCAACAGAACATTAAAAGCCCATTTGGAATGGCTGTCTGAGATGAATACTCCTTTGATTGAGATTTCAGGAGATTATGACCTGCCTAAAAAGATGGAGATTATTCTGAATACAATAAATAAACAAATAAAGAGTTTTTAA
- a CDS encoding alpha/beta fold hydrolase, producing the protein MTFSQTSSYLPSKINNNSQLFHTLFSPETAKATLLIVHGMQEHSGRYAEIAEYFASHGIAVLTYDHLGHGKSIKEKKDIGFFQLEKPDERLVADTEMMADYIAEQYPDVPHFILGHSMGSFITRCLLQKASNKFSGAIITGTGGPLPGIDILRGYLSLATAIAPRHRTFLNSVFTSVNNKHFKKDKDFSDTSWLSVNRNNRKAFEQDELCGIPFSHNAFYTLFTIYKKATARNWAATISKSFTFLFVSGQNDPIGDFGKGVMHTVDHLKADGFQHVDVKIYPEMRHEILNEEIREEVLNEITRWIEKN; encoded by the coding sequence ATGACCTTTTCCCAAACATCATCATACTTACCATCGAAAATAAACAACAACTCTCAGCTTTTCCACACCCTGTTTTCTCCGGAAACAGCAAAAGCCACCCTTCTCATTGTTCACGGCATGCAGGAACACAGCGGAAGATATGCTGAGATTGCAGAATATTTTGCTTCTCATGGAATTGCTGTATTGACTTATGATCATCTGGGACATGGAAAATCTATAAAAGAGAAAAAAGACATTGGTTTCTTCCAGCTTGAAAAACCGGATGAAAGGCTTGTTGCAGACACAGAAATGATGGCTGATTATATTGCAGAGCAATATCCGGATGTTCCGCATTTTATTTTAGGGCATTCTATGGGATCTTTTATTACTCGTTGTCTTCTTCAAAAGGCTAGCAATAAATTTTCAGGGGCTATCATTACAGGAACCGGCGGACCTTTACCGGGAATCGATATATTGAGAGGTTATTTGTCATTAGCCACAGCCATCGCTCCCCGTCACCGTACTTTTTTGAATTCTGTTTTTACGAGTGTCAATAACAAACATTTTAAAAAGGACAAAGATTTCAGTGATACCAGCTGGTTAAGTGTAAATCGCAACAACAGAAAAGCTTTTGAACAGGATGAACTTTGTGGAATTCCGTTTAGTCATAATGCGTTTTATACTTTATTTACCATTTATAAAAAAGCTACAGCGAGAAACTGGGCTGCAACTATTTCCAAGTCATTTACTTTCCTGTTTGTAAGCGGACAGAATGACCCGATCGGGGATTTTGGAAAAGGAGTTATGCATACTGTTGACCATTTAAAAGCTGACGGTTTCCAGCATGTGGATGTGAAAATTTATCCGGAGATGCGCCACGAAATTCTTAACGAAGAAATACGGGAAGAAGTACTGAATGAAATCACCCGTTGGATAGAAAAAAATTAA
- a CDS encoding adenylate kinase, whose translation MINIVLFGPPGSGKGTQAQNLIEKFNLKQVSTGDLFRYNMKNDTELGKLAKSYIDKGELVPDQVTTDMLIDEIKKPTDTNGFIFDGYPRTTAQTEALETIVKEVLNDDIDICLSLVVEDKILVERLLKRGETSGRSDDSNVEIIENRIKEYYTKTAEVAELYKQQGKYVEVNGVGEIDEISQKLFAEVEKIK comes from the coding sequence ATGATAAACATTGTTCTGTTCGGCCCTCCAGGAAGTGGAAAAGGAACACAAGCTCAGAATCTAATCGAGAAATTCAATTTAAAACAGGTTTCAACAGGTGATCTTTTCAGATACAATATGAAAAATGACACTGAACTTGGAAAACTGGCTAAGTCATACATCGATAAGGGAGAATTGGTTCCGGATCAGGTAACAACAGATATGCTGATCGATGAGATCAAAAAACCTACTGATACTAACGGTTTCATTTTTGACGGATATCCAAGAACAACTGCGCAGACAGAAGCTCTGGAAACCATCGTTAAGGAAGTACTGAACGACGATATTGATATCTGTCTTTCATTGGTAGTAGAGGACAAAATTTTGGTTGAAAGACTTCTGAAAAGAGGAGAAACTAGCGGAAGATCAGATGACAGCAATGTAGAGATCATCGAAAACAGAATTAAAGAATATTATACTAAAACAGCAGAAGTTGCCGAGCTTTATAAGCAGCAGGGTAAATATGTAGAGGTAAACGGTGTTGGAGAAATTGACGAGATTTCCCAAAAACTTTTCGCTGAAGTAGAGAAAATTAAATAA
- a CDS encoding porin family protein, protein MKKNIFFIAAFAFSAIFNAQETTKDPASVSFGIKGGYSLSNMKFFGTGLDSKSYFYVGIVAEQPISPKFGLQAELLYTQLGGKDAYPWYELVGNEVVSMGNMNFNYKFNQIQVPISVKYYIVPELSASVGMNLGFNISSKVKMSTVFDEAETHNYESLKTLNLFPFVGAEYKINQKFFVDARYNFNFIEMNKSNAVPVKIGFLQAGVGYRFK, encoded by the coding sequence ATGAAGAAGAACATTTTTTTCATTGCAGCATTTGCTTTCTCAGCAATATTTAATGCACAAGAAACTACAAAAGATCCGGCATCTGTGAGCTTTGGGATAAAGGGAGGATATTCCTTATCCAATATGAAGTTTTTTGGAACCGGACTGGATTCAAAATCTTATTTTTATGTAGGTATCGTAGCAGAGCAGCCCATATCTCCTAAATTTGGCTTACAGGCTGAATTACTGTATACTCAATTAGGTGGTAAAGACGCTTATCCCTGGTATGAACTGGTAGGCAATGAGGTAGTAAGCATGGGTAATATGAACTTTAATTACAAGTTCAACCAGATACAGGTTCCTATTTCAGTAAAATATTATATTGTTCCGGAGCTTTCAGCTTCTGTAGGGATGAACTTAGGATTCAACATATCATCCAAAGTAAAAATGAGTACTGTTTTTGATGAGGCTGAAACCCACAATTACGAATCTTTAAAAACCCTGAATTTATTTCCATTTGTAGGGGCAGAATATAAGATTAATCAAAAGTTTTTTGTTGACGCCAGATACAATTTCAATTTTATAGAAATGAATAAAAGCAATGCAGTTCCTGTTAAAATCGGATTTCTGCAGGCTGGTGTAGGATACAGATTTAAATAA
- a CDS encoding adenylosuccinate synthase, with amino-acid sequence MSTYVVVGLQYGDEGKGKITDVLSAKSDYVVRFQGGDNAGHTVYVGDEKFVLHLLPSGVLQCKGKCIIANGVVVNPKSFIREVGQIESKGLRTDHIFISRRAHVIMPYHILLDTYREEEHGGTQIGTTKKGIGPCYEDKIARVGIRMVDLLNPEILRDKIEKNLKVKNSLFEKYYGKPTLDVEEIYNEYLEIGKQLQDRIVDTELELNEAIRDGKNVLFEGAQALMLDIDFGTYPYVTSSSPSTGGVCTGAGVPPTSLQNLIGVAKAYCTRVGNGPFPSELDNELGEKIRQIGGEFGATTGRPRRTGWLDLVSLKHACMINGINNLVITKLDVLTGIENLKIVTHYKTEDGKIIDYFTSSTEKLYNYEPIYQDLPGWNEDITKARSYDELPDNAQKYIEFIEKYLGINVYLVSVGPERSQNIIRKELF; translated from the coding sequence ATGTCAACTTATGTAGTTGTAGGTCTTCAGTACGGAGATGAAGGCAAAGGAAAAATCACGGATGTTTTATCAGCAAAATCGGACTATGTAGTACGTTTCCAGGGTGGGGACAACGCTGGTCACACGGTTTATGTAGGTGATGAAAAATTCGTTCTACACCTTCTTCCTTCAGGAGTTCTTCAATGCAAAGGGAAATGTATCATTGCGAATGGAGTAGTGGTAAACCCTAAGTCTTTTATTAGAGAAGTTGGTCAGATCGAGAGCAAAGGCTTGAGAACAGATCATATCTTTATCAGCAGAAGAGCGCATGTGATCATGCCTTACCACATCCTTTTGGATACTTACCGTGAAGAGGAACACGGAGGAACTCAGATCGGAACTACCAAAAAAGGAATCGGGCCTTGTTATGAAGATAAAATTGCAAGAGTCGGGATCAGAATGGTAGACCTTTTAAATCCTGAAATTTTAAGAGATAAAATTGAGAAAAACTTAAAAGTTAAAAATTCTCTTTTTGAAAAATATTACGGAAAACCAACTTTAGACGTTGAAGAAATCTACAACGAATATTTAGAGATCGGGAAACAGCTTCAAGACAGAATCGTTGATACTGAATTAGAGCTGAACGAAGCGATCAGAGATGGTAAAAATGTATTGTTCGAAGGAGCTCAGGCGCTAATGCTTGATATCGACTTCGGTACATATCCATACGTAACTTCATCTTCTCCGTCTACAGGAGGAGTTTGTACAGGAGCTGGTGTTCCGCCAACTTCACTTCAAAACCTGATCGGAGTAGCAAAAGCTTACTGTACAAGAGTAGGGAACGGTCCTTTCCCTTCTGAATTAGATAACGAACTGGGTGAAAAAATCAGACAGATTGGAGGTGAATTCGGAGCTACTACAGGAAGACCAAGAAGAACAGGCTGGTTAGACCTTGTTTCTTTAAAGCATGCTTGTATGATCAACGGAATCAATAACCTTGTGATTACGAAGCTTGACGTTCTTACAGGAATTGAAAACCTTAAAATCGTTACTCATTACAAAACAGAAGATGGAAAAATCATTGATTATTTCACTTCTTCAACAGAAAAACTATACAATTACGAACCAATCTACCAGGATTTACCAGGTTGGAACGAAGATATTACAAAAGCAAGAAGCTATGATGAACTTCCTGATAACGCTCAGAAATACATCGAGTTTATTGAGAAATATTTAGGAATCAATGTATACTTGGTTTCTGTAGGTCCTGAAAGAAGTCAGAACATTATCAGAAAAGAATTATTCTAA
- a CDS encoding DUF6438 domain-containing protein, with product MKYLLTLCAFVFLFSCTSQKVNSKYSTIEYEATPCFGFCPVFKMTISPDRTAVFEAEHFNFNDKPSKDEFSKPREGTFKGTIKEEDYNKLISLLDGLNVKSLNDKYGEKNITDLPTSYLRIKFADSTSKNVEDYGKHGSEKLSEVYQFFENLRKNQQWNKVK from the coding sequence ATGAAATATTTATTGACCCTTTGTGCATTTGTATTTTTATTTTCCTGTACGTCTCAGAAAGTAAACTCCAAATATTCTACTATTGAATATGAGGCTACTCCGTGTTTCGGATTCTGTCCTGTTTTTAAAATGACGATCAGCCCGGACAGAACAGCAGTTTTTGAAGCAGAACATTTTAATTTTAATGATAAGCCATCAAAAGATGAGTTTTCAAAGCCGCGTGAAGGAACTTTCAAAGGAACAATCAAGGAAGAGGATTACAATAAATTAATCAGCTTACTGGATGGGCTCAATGTAAAAAGCTTAAACGACAAGTATGGTGAGAAAAATATCACCGATCTTCCAACCTCTTATTTAAGAATCAAATTCGCTGACAGCACTTCAAAAAATGTGGAAGATTACGGAAAACATGGAAGTGAAAAACTTTCAGAAGTCTATCAATTTTTTGAAAACTTAAGAAAGAATCAACAATGGAATAAAGTGAAATAG
- a CDS encoding ParA family protein, whose amino-acid sequence MAKIIGIANQKGGVGKTTTAVNLAAALGVLEKRILIIDADPQANATSGLGVEDVQYSTYNLLEHSAETRVCIKRTATPNLDIIPSHIDLVAAEIELVDKEDREYMLRKALASVRDDYDYIIIDCAPSLGLITVNALTAADSVIIPIQCEYFALEGLGKLLNTVKNVQKIHNKDLGIEGLLLTMYDSRLRLSNQVVEEVNLHFPEMVFETIISRNVRLSEAPSFGESILNYDAESKGAVQYIQLAEEVLLRNENLIKN is encoded by the coding sequence ATGGCAAAAATCATAGGTATTGCTAATCAAAAAGGAGGCGTTGGTAAAACTACCACCGCTGTAAACTTGGCGGCAGCATTAGGAGTATTGGAAAAAAGAATATTAATCATTGATGCTGATCCTCAGGCGAATGCTACATCCGGCCTGGGTGTTGAAGATGTTCAGTATTCTACATATAATCTTTTGGAGCATAGTGCAGAAACAAGGGTTTGCATCAAAAGAACTGCGACTCCGAACCTGGATATTATTCCGTCGCATATCGACCTGGTAGCTGCGGAAATTGAATTGGTAGACAAGGAGGACCGTGAGTATATGCTGAGAAAAGCACTGGCCAGTGTAAGAGACGATTATGACTATATCATTATCGACTGTGCACCGAGTTTAGGCCTTATTACAGTTAATGCTCTTACAGCAGCAGACTCTGTAATTATTCCGATCCAGTGTGAGTATTTTGCATTAGAAGGACTTGGGAAACTTTTGAATACCGTTAAAAATGTTCAGAAGATCCACAATAAAGATCTTGGAATTGAAGGTCTTCTTCTTACGATGTATGACAGCCGATTGAGGCTATCCAATCAGGTAGTGGAAGAAGTGAATCTTCACTTTCCGGAAATGGTTTTTGAAACCATTATCAGCAGAAACGTAAGGCTGAGTGAAGCACCAAGTTTTGGAGAAAGTATCCTGAATTATGATGCAGAAAGTAAAGGAGCTGTTCAGTATATTCAGTTAGCTGAAGAAGTTCTTTTGAGGAACGAAAACTTAATAAAGAATTAA
- the obgE gene encoding GTPase ObgE gives MSNFVDYVKIHCKSGHGGAGSAHLRREKYIPKGGPDGGDGGRGGHVIMRGNANEWTLLPLRYTRHIKAERGENGAKNQLTGADGSDIYIDVPIGTIAKNEEGEIIGEILDDKQEIILMQGGKGGKGNEHFKSSTNQTPRYAQPGMDGEEGYVVFELKILADVGLVGFPNAGKSTLLASVSAAKPKIANYAFTTLTPNLGIVDYRNYKSFVMADIPGIIEGAAEGKGLGHRFLRHIERNSILLFLIPSDSEDHFQEFKILENELKEYNPELLDKDFIISVSKSDLLDDELKKEIAAEFPENKQPLFFSGVTGEGLMELKDAIWKQLHG, from the coding sequence ATGTCTAACTTTGTAGATTACGTAAAGATCCATTGTAAAAGCGGACACGGAGGTGCTGGTTCTGCCCACCTTCGCCGTGAAAAGTATATTCCTAAAGGTGGTCCTGACGGTGGCGACGGAGGTCGTGGCGGACACGTCATCATGAGAGGAAATGCTAATGAATGGACTTTACTTCCACTTCGATACACCCGTCACATAAAAGCAGAACGCGGTGAAAACGGAGCGAAAAACCAGCTTACAGGAGCTGACGGTTCTGATATTTATATTGATGTTCCCATTGGAACAATCGCTAAAAATGAAGAAGGTGAAATTATCGGAGAAATCCTTGATGACAAGCAGGAAATCATTTTGATGCAGGGAGGAAAAGGTGGAAAAGGAAACGAGCATTTCAAATCTTCTACCAATCAGACCCCAAGATATGCGCAGCCTGGAATGGATGGCGAAGAAGGCTATGTGGTCTTCGAGCTTAAAATTTTGGCTGATGTAGGACTTGTTGGGTTTCCAAATGCCGGAAAATCTACACTTTTAGCATCTGTTTCTGCAGCAAAACCAAAAATTGCCAATTACGCCTTTACAACCCTGACTCCTAACCTTGGAATTGTGGACTACAGAAATTACAAATCTTTTGTAATGGCTGATATTCCCGGAATTATTGAAGGAGCCGCGGAAGGAAAAGGATTAGGACACAGATTCCTGAGACATATTGAAAGAAACTCTATCCTATTGTTTTTAATTCCTTCGGATTCTGAAGATCACTTCCAGGAGTTTAAAATTCTTGAAAATGAGCTGAAGGAGTACAATCCTGAACTTTTGGATAAGGATTTCATTATTTCCGTTTCAAAATCTGACCTTTTGGATGATGAACTGAAAAAAGAAATTGCAGCAGAGTTTCCTGAAAACAAGCAGCCTTTATTCTTTTCAGGAGTTACCGGGGAAGGTCTTATGGAACTGAAAGATGCTATCTGGAAACAACTACACGGATAA
- a CDS encoding ParB/RepB/Spo0J family partition protein, which produces MKDKKRAMGRGLGAILSAESKATVNSATDEGADKFVGNIVEVALEDIYPNPTQPRTYFDEKALNELAQSIENLGVIQPITLRKDGEKFEIISGERRYRATKIAGLTTIPAYIRLVNDQELLEMALVENIQREDLDAIEIALTYHRLLEEIGLTQENLSQRIGKDRSTITNSIRLLRLNPDIQNAIRSGEISAGHGRAIISLESEEDQQVLFELIIKEKLNVRQAEQAAAALKNPKSPAAKKAKVELSNNYKKAQKTIADILEVKVEIKSSGNGKKGKIVLDFKNEEELEYILSHIK; this is translated from the coding sequence ATGAAGGACAAAAAAAGAGCTATGGGACGCGGATTGGGCGCCATTTTAAGCGCAGAATCTAAAGCAACTGTCAATTCAGCTACTGATGAAGGAGCAGATAAGTTTGTTGGAAATATTGTAGAAGTTGCACTTGAAGATATCTATCCGAACCCGACGCAGCCGAGAACTTATTTTGATGAAAAAGCATTAAACGAACTTGCACAGTCAATTGAAAACCTGGGAGTAATCCAACCGATTACCCTGAGAAAAGACGGTGAAAAGTTTGAGATCATTTCCGGGGAAAGACGTTACAGAGCAACCAAAATTGCAGGATTAACGACTATTCCTGCCTATATCCGTTTAGTGAATGATCAGGAACTTCTTGAGATGGCTCTTGTTGAAAATATTCAGAGAGAAGATCTTGATGCCATCGAAATTGCACTTACTTATCATAGGCTTTTAGAGGAAATAGGTCTTACGCAGGAAAATCTGAGCCAGAGAATAGGAAAGGATAGAAGTACCATTACCAATTCTATCAGACTATTAAGATTAAACCCGGATATTCAGAATGCCATCAGAAGCGGTGAGATTTCTGCAGGACACGGAAGAGCAATCATCAGTCTTGAAAGTGAAGAAGATCAGCAGGTGTTGTTCGAGCTTATCATCAAAGAGAAATTAAACGTTCGTCAGGCAGAGCAGGCAGCTGCTGCATTGAAGAATCCAAAGTCTCCTGCTGCAAAAAAAGCAAAAGTGGAGCTTTCCAATAACTATAAAAAAGCCCAGAAGACAATCGCTGATATCTTGGAGGTAAAAGTAGAGATCAAATCTTCTGGAAATGGTAAAAAAGGTAAAATTGTCCTGGACTTCAAAAATGAAGAAGAGCTGGAATATATTTTATCCCATATTAAATAA
- the abc-f gene encoding ribosomal protection-like ABC-F family protein codes for MILLQHISFGFPGGDLLFNNTNLTIPSHTKSALVGSNGMGKSTLLKIISGEIQPLNGNITISDSVFYVPQMFGNFNHLTIAECLKIDQKLDALQKITNGEVDEIYFEILNDDWDIEERCQQALEPWGLDNFDLNQTLESLSGGQKTKVFLAGIQISQPDIIILDEPTNHLDLEGRKLLYDLIDKTDATVVIVSHDRTLLNLVDTIFELSNQGIATYGGNYDFYAEQKEVEEEALHNDIHAKERALKKAKEKERETLERKQKLDAKGKQKQEKSGVARIMMNTLRNNAEKNSSKLKSVHAEKISGISDGLRDLRSSLKNSEQMKVNFNDSNLHSGKILIAAEDINFSYGKGNLWKENLSFEIRSGERISIKGPNGSGKTTLIQLLLGNPEPSEGKIDRAEFNSIYIDQEYSLIDHDSTLYDFVQTFNDNALQESEVKTLLSRFLFGKDTWDKKCGVLSGGERLRLLLCGLSISNKAPDMIILDEPTNNLDLQNVEILTNSIKDYHGTLMVISHDEVFLKEIGIDRELMLG; via the coding sequence ATGATTTTACTACAACATATATCCTTTGGGTTTCCGGGAGGAGATCTTCTATTTAATAATACTAACTTAACAATACCATCTCACACTAAATCTGCTTTGGTGGGAAGCAACGGCATGGGAAAATCAACCCTGCTGAAAATTATCTCGGGGGAAATACAGCCTTTAAACGGAAATATTACTATTTCGGATTCTGTTTTTTATGTTCCTCAGATGTTTGGAAACTTTAATCATCTTACCATTGCTGAATGTCTGAAAATAGATCAGAAACTGGATGCACTCCAAAAAATCACCAATGGAGAGGTGGATGAAATCTATTTTGAAATTCTCAATGACGACTGGGACATTGAAGAGCGTTGCCAGCAGGCATTGGAACCTTGGGGACTTGATAATTTTGATTTAAATCAGACACTGGAAAGTTTAAGTGGCGGCCAGAAAACAAAAGTCTTTCTTGCAGGAATTCAGATCAGTCAGCCTGACATCATTATATTGGATGAACCCACCAATCATCTGGATCTTGAGGGAAGAAAATTACTCTATGACCTTATTGATAAAACAGATGCAACAGTAGTTATAGTAAGCCACGACCGGACTTTACTGAATCTGGTTGATACCATATTTGAATTAAGTAACCAGGGAATTGCCACATATGGAGGAAACTATGATTTCTATGCGGAACAAAAAGAAGTGGAGGAGGAAGCCTTGCATAATGATATTCATGCTAAAGAACGGGCGCTGAAAAAAGCAAAAGAGAAAGAAAGGGAAACGCTGGAACGAAAACAGAAGCTTGATGCAAAAGGAAAGCAAAAGCAGGAAAAATCGGGCGTTGCAAGAATTATGATGAACACCCTTCGGAATAACGCTGAAAAAAACAGTTCAAAGCTGAAAAGTGTGCATGCAGAGAAAATCAGTGGAATTTCAGATGGCTTGAGAGATCTTCGTTCCTCCTTAAAGAATTCTGAGCAGATGAAAGTGAATTTTAATGATTCCAATCTGCATTCGGGGAAAATTTTAATTGCGGCTGAAGATATTAACTTCAGTTATGGAAAAGGAAATCTATGGAAAGAAAATCTCAGCTTTGAGATCCGAAGCGGAGAAAGAATTTCAATCAAAGGCCCCAATGGCTCAGGAAAAACGACTCTGATACAACTTCTGCTGGGAAATCCTGAACCTTCTGAAGGAAAAATAGACAGGGCAGAGTTTAACAGCATTTATATTGATCAGGAATATTCACTGATTGATCATGACTCTACTCTTTATGATTTTGTCCAGACCTTTAATGATAATGCACTGCAGGAATCTGAGGTGAAAACATTACTTTCCAGATTTTTATTCGGTAAAGATACCTGGGACAAAAAATGTGGTGTATTGAGTGGAGGGGAGCGTTTACGGTTACTTCTCTGCGGGCTTTCCATCAGCAACAAAGCTCCGGATATGATCATCCTTGATGAACCCACGAATAACCTCGATCTTCAGAATGTAGAAATTCTCACCAATTCCATTAAAGATTATCATGGAACATTGATGGTGATTTCCCACGATGAAGTTTTTTTGAAGGAGATTGGAATTGATCGGGAATTGATGCTTGGCTAA
- a CDS encoding energy transducer TonB — MKQHNQNQEFRFNEVLFEHRNKEYGAYALRNESDRILTKALFIGASLMAAVSITPFVLSAMKSDVVIDRIKDDGERRIIKIVEPPEKDPPVQIVKTVAPPNTKTFDSTVPTPSSDAKDDVKKDPIPDDAVAGFVNNFKGEPVTPNTPNVPTVSVGTGPVITTPPPVISDPVDKNKIAAPGELGVEANFTGGIDAFRNKVMNNFDGSGFESEDVVKTTVTFIVEMDGTISGVKANGTNADFNSEAMRTIKNISSKGKWIPAKNKKGEFVRSYFKFPISMKFDN, encoded by the coding sequence ATGAAACAACATAATCAAAACCAGGAATTTCGTTTTAACGAAGTTCTCTTTGAGCACCGCAATAAAGAATATGGTGCCTATGCATTAAGAAACGAATCAGATAGAATATTAACCAAAGCGCTTTTTATCGGAGCAAGTTTAATGGCAGCAGTATCTATTACGCCGTTTGTGCTTTCTGCAATGAAATCAGATGTAGTTATAGATAGAATTAAGGATGATGGTGAAAGAAGAATAATTAAAATTGTTGAACCGCCTGAAAAAGATCCTCCTGTACAGATTGTAAAAACTGTTGCACCTCCAAACACGAAAACGTTTGACAGTACAGTGCCTACGCCATCAAGTGATGCTAAAGATGATGTAAAAAAAGATCCTATACCGGATGATGCTGTAGCAGGTTTTGTAAATAACTTTAAAGGAGAGCCGGTTACACCTAATACGCCAAATGTTCCAACGGTATCAGTAGGAACAGGTCCTGTAATTACCACACCACCGCCAGTAATATCTGATCCGGTGGACAAAAATAAGATTGCAGCACCTGGAGAACTTGGTGTAGAAGCTAATTTCACAGGAGGAATAGACGCCTTCAGAAATAAAGTAATGAACAACTTTGATGGTTCAGGATTTGAATCAGAAGATGTAGTAAAAACGACAGTTACCTTTATTGTAGAAATGGACGGAACCATCTCAGGGGTAAAAGCTAATGGAACCAACGCCGACTTTAACAGTGAAGCCATGAGAACAATTAAAAACATCTCAAGCAAAGGAAAATGGATCCCAGCCAAAAACAAAAAAGGAGAATTCGTAAGAAGTTATTTCAAATTTCCTATCTCAATGAAGTTTGATAATTAA
- a CDS encoding phosphoribosyltransferase, translated as MESIKVHDKTFVPYLKDAEIQEIVKETALRIYEDYKDEVPVFIGVLNGVVMFFSDLLKYYPGECEIAFIQMSSYVGTESTGIVYQKMELTKDVRDRHIILVEDIVDTGNTVESLFKYFKETQRPKSVKLASFLLKPEIYKKDFKLDYIGREIPNKFVLGYGLDYDELGRNLPNLYQLEDGQINH; from the coding sequence ATGGAAAGCATTAAAGTTCACGACAAAACTTTCGTTCCTTATTTAAAGGATGCCGAAATTCAGGAAATTGTAAAAGAGACAGCGTTAAGAATTTATGAAGATTACAAAGATGAAGTACCCGTATTCATTGGCGTTTTAAATGGGGTGGTGATGTTCTTCTCAGATCTTTTAAAATATTACCCGGGGGAATGTGAAATTGCCTTCATTCAAATGAGTTCTTACGTAGGAACTGAATCTACAGGGATTGTTTATCAGAAAATGGAACTTACCAAAGATGTAAGAGACCGTCACATCATTCTTGTAGAAGATATCGTAGATACAGGAAACACTGTTGAGAGTCTTTTCAAATATTTTAAGGAAACACAACGTCCTAAATCTGTAAAGCTGGCAAGTTTCTTACTGAAACCTGAGATTTACAAGAAAGATTTCAAGCTGGATTATATCGGAAGAGAAATTCCAAACAAATTTGTACTTGGATACGGACTTGATTATGATGAATTGGGAAGAAACCTACCTAATTTATATCAATTGGAAGACGGACAAATCAACCATTAA